In the genome of Sander vitreus isolate 19-12246 chromosome 13, sanVit1, whole genome shotgun sequence, one region contains:
- the cldn2 gene encoding claudin-2: MASAALELMGFFLGLLGMLGTMVATVLPYWQISAHIGSNIVTAVANMRGLWMECVYQSTGAFQCETYNSMLSLPSNLQASRALMVISIVLSILAIAMAALGMQCTLCLEGTGSVKSRVAGASGGLFLASGFLSLIPVAWTTHEVVQTFYQPNLPSSMKFELGECLFIGLASALISMLGGGMLSVSCCEEQDGGRGRRHGGGYPYPVGGAVAGTGVRTTSQTYHNPTLQVGGINAASRGQTLLRGTSHSSESSAHGIQGAKKPTAAGYDITGYV; this comes from the coding sequence ATGGCGTCAGCAGCTCTGGAGCTGATGGGCTTCTTCCTGGGTCTGCTGGGGATGCTGGGCACTATGGTCGCCACAGTGCTACCCTACTGGCAGATTTCCGCCCACATCGGCTCCAACATTGTCACGGCTGTGGCCAACATGAGGGGCCTGTGGATGGAGTGCGTCTACCAGAGCACAGGGGCCTTTCAGTGTGAGACCTACAACTCTATGCTGTCCCTGCCCTCCAACCTGCAGGCCTCTCGCGCCCTCATGGTCATCTCCATCGTGCTATCTATACTCGCCATTGCCATGGCGGCCCTGGGGATGCAGTGCACTCTCTGTTTGGAGGGCACAGGTTCAGTTAAGAGTCGTGTGGCAGGCGCCAGCGGGGGCTTATTTCTTGCTTCCGGCTTCCTTTCACTCATTCCGGTGGCATGGACCACACACGAGGTGGTCCAGACCTTCTACCAACCCAACTTGCCTTCCAGTATGAAGTTTGAGCTGGGGGAGTGTCTGTTCATTGGTCTGGCCTCTGCGCTTATCTCCATGCTGGGAGGGGGGATGCTGTCTGTGTCATGCTGTGAGGAGCAGGATGGTGGTCGTGGGAGACGCCACGGCGGAGGGTATCCATATCCAGTGGGAGGCGCCGTGGCGGGCACAGGGGTACGGACAACCTCACAGACCTACCACAACCCCACCCTGCAGGTGGGCGGCATCAACGCAGCCAGCAGGGGGCAGACGCTGCTCCGCGGTACCAGTCACAGCTCCGAGTCGAGTGCACATGGAATCCAGGGAGCCAAGAAGCCCACTGCGGCAGGATATGACATCACAGGATACGTGTGA